The genomic interval tatttttatggtTCTTAAATATTTGGTGATGGCACTGTTCGTTAACGAATCAATGTTCATGTCCAAAATTAGTTcgacttttaatttttaatttaaacctTTTAGAAACAACTGTTTACCGTTAAACTAAGTAGCTGTTAgtaataaaatgtttaatattGTGAAAATTACACtattaaatcaataattataGACCATTCTAATCGATAGCCaccttttattaaatcagtagtCTTAGCATTCTCCAACTTACATGTCAACAGAAAAACCCGGCCTTAATGATGTTTGTTGTGGTTTTATTAGAGTAGGAGTGGGGCCCTGAGCCAACTACTCAAATGTTTCCATTTATTCACCAATACAAAGACAAGGGCATTGTAGACTTTATTTATATTTACTTAAGCATTTAAGTATTCTAATTATGGTACAAATTGATTAACACACAACAGACATCCACATAAATTTACATCCAATAGCCATTTAACAACAATTGAACTGAACTCATATGattattttggttttttatttttttttttaaaaaatacttcaaTGCTTATTTTCGTTATCACATGTTATTTCAAATATCAAATCTAAGCTGACAATATCGTAATTTATCTCTTTTTATGTAATCTAACACTGTCAAAAGTGCAAACGTGTTTGGAATGAATGTAATcattttattttcataaataaataaatcataattTTTCTCAAATTGGCAGGCCCTGAGAGTTGGGCCTGCATGGCTGGTCAAGAAGCCCACATGGAGAGGAACAAACTTGCGAATAAATTTAGAGAAAAATTTTCATTGCAGCACCCTAAGCAATTTTCAAGTATTTTTTATGATGCCCctcaaattttttattattatcaaaTGGCCCTCAGGGTTGCCTATGTTCatgtgtcaaaaatgaacccgacccaacttgattaaaaaaatattaggttTGGATTGAGAGTTTTCTAATTCGGGTCAAATTTGGATTGAAGGTATTTTCGGATTGTATTAAAATCGGGTCGGGTttgagttaaatttaaaatttagtgagttttttaattaaataaaattttattttaaaaattaaaatggatTATCAATATCAATAACATTAAAAGTAAAGAAATataaggaaaataataaaaaGGATTTATCAAATTCAGATTTATTTGAGTTGGCCAGATTATCAAATTCAGATTTAAGATTTTTAGATTGAGTTGGGATTCAAATCGAATTCAGGTAGCGGTGTCCATCCGCATCCGAATGGACACCGCTACCTGGGTTGTTTGTTACATGCAGAGCACGACTTGATCATAGATACAAATTCGTCAGACCATGAAACTGACAAAGCAGTTGAGCTAAAAAGATTGAATATATTCCTCACAGCTGGCCGGTGGATTTGTTCAACTGCAAATCCTCAAACTGGATTTGTTCAACCAGATATACTCATCAAAGTCCACGTGGGCCACCTAAATCACACAGTGCGCCGGCAAACACTCATTGCTATCTTCTAATGAAGAACAGAATTTGTATTCAATACAGAAGGAGATATTGAATGTTTCTTATTATCACTTCAAATCACACAACACAAAGCAGTACCACTTGcattacattttttttcttttctacttatcattcatacctacatacatacatacatggtAGGCTATAAGTCAACGACCAAGAGACTTTGCTAATCCGTGGGCCCAAAGTAGGTAATTGAGGACCTTATTGACAATAAATCCTACCCTAACAGCACATCTTCACCAACCTTCCATGAGAAAATCATTGATAATGAATTGCTTAGGACAGACACCTCTTCCACTAACAACTGGTAGTTTTCCTCCATGATTAAATATGTGTTCCGGGCTTATTTGAAAATTGAACGTGAACACAATTAGCGACTGTAAGAGAGTCGGTGAGGTTGGTCAATAGGTCCACTCGTGGGGAAGGCAGCTCATGGAGGTTTTAATGAAATCACCAGGCTGGGGATGGCTCTGACTTCTCATAGGGTTTGTTCCTCTTCCTATAAACGAATCTAGTAGTGAGAAACAGTGGTCAGCTTGAGTAAAATTAGCATTTTTAAGTTTTATCAGAGGAAGAAAACACAGAGATGATGGTTTAGTTACCATGATGATTTGCTAGGTTCAGAGCTTGAACTACCTTTGCTGGAATAAGCACTGTCGAACAAGCTGATGCAAAGAAATTGTAACTCGTAAGGTGGTAAGACTTTTCATGCTAGGAACTCATAGAGAGCAAAGGTCCAACACCTGAAAGGCTAGTTGGTTGGTGTTGTGCATGAGGATTACCTGATTTCTTTTGTGGCTGGGGCTTGCTCCCGGCCGTGCGGGGCAGGAAGACACCGGTGCCAGTGGATTCTTTTCTGGCGCCGCCGGAGTTGCAAAGGAAGAAGGCTGTCATGCCGGATCCAGGAAGGGGTTGATGCTGGATTAGAAACGGAGCACGCCCGGAAGAAGAAACGCCAGGGGAGTGGCAGGCTCCTTTTGCTTTGCTTTGTCTTTCAGCCCATAATTGCTGATGCAGGAGCTGTTGCTGCTTCAGATGGAGGATCTGAGGCAAATAGGGCTCGTTAATTGAAGAACCAGTGGAAGAAAAAAAATCGCATTTTTAGGGATAAATTTGTGCGGAATCAATCAAGACGCACTCGAACGGCCTGCAGTTGACGATGGACGAGCAAGGGGCTAGAGTTCCTCGCTTGATTTGGAAGCCGATGCTGGTACTGGCTCAATCGCCGGAGCTCCGCCTCCTTTACCGTAGCCTCGTTGCGTAGATCAAGCACCTGCGCTACCGCGAGATGCCAAGATTAAAACTTGATTCACCGAATAAAGCTCAAATCTATGGAGGGATAAGCCACACCACCAAATTTCTCACCTTGTCGTCTTCGTCCTCGAGGGAAGAGTGATCGCCCGTCTCCCCCCTCTCATCAACCCGTTTCTCCTCTCGCCCGACGAAGAAGCCGTGGAAGAATCCATCGTCCAGAAGCTCGGAAGGAAGCTGAAGGTCCTCCGCCATGGCTCCGAGCTGAAGATGGAAGAGCAGGCGGTACAAGTAGCGGAGCGAGCAGGTGTTTGCTCGAATGTCACGGAACAATAATGGCAGGCGCAGCGCAGCGGGCAAGGCAAGCAGCTCTTCTGCGCGCCCGCGCCCGCCGCTCCCACTGCTTCTTCACTTTTGGGCCCAAATCGAAAAAGCGTGCGAGGAAGCAATCAATGGCGGAGGCGGGACAGAGAGGAGCGTAGAGAAAGAGATGGTGATGTGGGTTTTTTATAGGACTTAGTTGCGATTAATGCTGGAAAAAAAATTGTCACACTAATTGTGATTAATTATAGATTACGGCGACTTAATGAGGAGCCGGAGGTCGCATTTGTGCTTCCggtattaattattttataataatgtGGAGTAAACTAGATGAATTAGTTGTTTCATTAATCAATTGCATACGCACTATGAATTAGGCGGGACAGCTTGGATTTTGCTGAATTTTATGGGGCTCCACAATTCGAAAAATGGAATTAttggaaaatatttttcttacttaatgccaactaattttttaaaaagggatttattataaaaaatctttttcttctaaaatATAATATCACAATACTTTTCCTATTTGTTTATCTAAAAAATAGTCGTATTTCAATCTTAAATATCcttatttttacttaaaattatctaaattataattataattgtaaTTATAATTGAAGTAGTTGACCAGTTGAGACTAAGTTTTGGACTAATGTTTCCAAAtcgaactaattaaaaaataaatctgaTTTATTCACAATTTTGTGTTGAAGAAGCTTGAAATTTGCATGTAAATAAATAGTTTTATTTATCCAATATTTAGGCCCTTCACTCCATGGGCCTCTCTTCAACTTAGCCGAAAAACAAACATAGaaaataacaaagaaaaataataataacccaCCAATAAAATAACAAAGAAACACTTTAATGAAGGAATGTTCATTCACATTATGATAAAAGAGTATTACAAAGGCAAACTTGCAACCTCGCTGCAATAAGTTGGAGGTGAAGGTCTGAATAGATGAACCACCCCCCAAGTCCCCTATACCACATCTCTACCAAACTACCAAAGGAGTGGTCTTTTGTCTATCACAGTCAAAAATCAACTACAATCTAGTCTATAAATTGTTCTTGTTACGCACACACACATTTGACTGTAATGAGTTAACCAACTCCAAGC from Zingiber officinale cultivar Zhangliang chromosome 6B, Zo_v1.1, whole genome shotgun sequence carries:
- the LOC121989169 gene encoding uncharacterized protein LOC121989169 isoform X2, which codes for MAEDLQLPSELLDDGFFHGFFVGREEKRVDERGETGDHSSLEDEDDKVLDLRNEATVKEAELRRLSQYQHRLPNQARNSSPLLVHRQLQAVRILHLKQQQLLHQQLWAERQSKAKGACHSPGVSSSGRAPFLIQHQPLPGSGMTAFFLCNSGGARKESTGTGVFLPRTAGSKPQPQKKSACSTVLIPAKVVQALNLANHHGRGTNPMRSQSHPQPGDFIKTSMSCLPHEWTY
- the LOC121989169 gene encoding uncharacterized protein LOC121989169 isoform X1, yielding MAEDLQLPSELLDDGFFHGFFVGREEKRVDERGETGDHSSLEDEDDKVLDLRNEATVKEAELRRLSQYQHRLPNQARNSSPLLVHRQLQAVRILHLKQQQLLHQQLWAERQSKAKGACHSPGVSSSGRAPFLIQHQPLPGSGMTAFFLCNSGGARKESTGTGVFLPRTAGSKPQPQKKSACSTVLIPAKVVQALNLANHHDSFIGRGTNPMRSQSHPQPGDFIKTSMSCLPHEWTY